The proteins below come from a single Alphaproteobacteria bacterium genomic window:
- the scpA gene encoding methylmalonyl-CoA mutase codes for MALAQAERKRNGAAPEVWATPEGIDVKPLYTETDLEDLSNLHTLPGFPPFTRGIRATMYTERPWTLRQYAGFSTAKDTNAFFRECLAGGQRGLSVAFDLPTHRGYDSDHPRVVGDVGKAGVAINSVEDMKRLFDGIPLDKMSVSMTMNGAVLPILAFYIIAAEEQGVSPDQLSGTIQNDILKEFLVRNTYIYPPTQSMRIVGDIIAYCATHMPKYNPISISGYHMHEAGATAVQELAYTLADGLEYVRTALSKGLKIDDFAPRLSFFFGIGMNFFMEIAKLRAARLLWAELMADFNPQNSQSLMLRTHCQTSGVSLAAQDPDNNVVRTTLEALAAVLGGTQSLHTNALDEALGLPTTRTARIARNTQLILAEETGLTKVVDPLGGSYYVESLTHSLADAARTLISEVEELGGMTKAVESGLPKLRIEEAALRRQIQLDEGDNPVVGVNKYKLNEEEIPALLDIDTQTVQREQLAHLKHLKIHRDQEACATALNELKELAKSENGNLLEATIHAARVRATLGEISSALESVFGRYEAHSQTLSGVYASSMHEEKDLKEVRAAVERFATSHGRPPRLFLVKLGQDGHDRGLKIIATAFADCGFEVEIGPLFSTPEEAASQAVAKDVHIIGASSMTAGHKTLIPALLKNLKDLNADHIQVVCGGILPTKDHKYLIQKGVSAIFTPGTPVLGIIREVLEKLR; via the coding sequence ATGGCTTTGGCGCAAGCTGAGCGTAAAAGGAATGGCGCAGCGCCAGAGGTTTGGGCAACACCTGAAGGCATTGACGTGAAGCCTCTTTATACAGAAACGGATTTAGAAGACTTATCTAACCTCCACACATTACCAGGATTTCCACCGTTTACACGAGGCATCCGGGCAACCATGTATACGGAGCGCCCCTGGACCCTTCGACAATATGCCGGATTCTCAACTGCCAAAGACACTAATGCTTTTTTCCGTGAATGCCTTGCAGGCGGTCAACGGGGTCTTTCCGTTGCCTTTGATTTGCCAACCCATCGGGGGTACGACTCAGACCATCCCCGTGTGGTAGGAGATGTTGGAAAAGCAGGGGTTGCCATCAATTCAGTTGAGGATATGAAGCGCCTCTTTGACGGCATTCCTTTGGATAAAATGAGTGTCTCCATGACCATGAATGGGGCCGTCTTACCAATTCTCGCCTTTTATATCATTGCTGCTGAAGAGCAAGGAGTGTCGCCAGATCAACTGTCGGGAACCATTCAAAATGACATATTAAAGGAATTCCTGGTTCGCAATACCTATATCTATCCGCCTACGCAAAGCATGCGCATCGTAGGGGATATTATTGCATATTGCGCAACTCATATGCCCAAATACAATCCCATTTCCATTTCCGGCTACCATATGCATGAAGCCGGCGCCACAGCTGTTCAAGAGCTTGCTTACACGCTCGCGGATGGCCTGGAATATGTGCGCACCGCCCTTTCCAAGGGGTTGAAAATAGATGATTTTGCGCCCCGTTTGTCGTTTTTCTTTGGTATTGGGATGAATTTCTTTATGGAAATAGCAAAACTGCGCGCGGCACGTCTCCTATGGGCAGAACTCATGGCGGATTTTAATCCCCAAAATTCTCAAAGCTTGATGTTACGCACCCATTGCCAAACGTCGGGGGTGAGCTTAGCAGCCCAAGATCCCGACAATAACGTTGTTCGCACGACGTTGGAAGCATTGGCTGCCGTTTTGGGGGGCACACAATCTTTACATACAAATGCGCTGGATGAAGCTTTGGGTCTGCCCACAACACGTACTGCACGCATCGCTCGTAATACGCAATTGATTCTGGCAGAAGAAACTGGCCTTACGAAAGTTGTTGATCCATTGGGCGGCAGTTATTATGTGGAAAGCCTCACCCATAGCCTGGCGGATGCCGCCCGGACATTGATTTCGGAAGTTGAAGAGCTGGGCGGAATGACGAAAGCGGTTGAGTCAGGTTTACCAAAATTGCGCATCGAAGAAGCTGCTTTGCGTCGACAAATTCAACTTGATGAAGGGGACAACCCCGTTGTGGGGGTGAATAAATATAAGCTGAATGAGGAAGAAATTCCCGCCCTTTTAGATATCGATACGCAAACTGTACAACGCGAACAGTTAGCTCATCTTAAGCATCTGAAAATCCATCGAGATCAAGAAGCATGCGCAACGGCTTTGAATGAACTCAAAGAATTAGCGAAATCAGAGAACGGTAACCTCTTGGAGGCAACCATTCATGCCGCACGTGTACGCGCGACTCTTGGCGAAATTTCGTCAGCTCTTGAAAGCGTCTTTGGCCGCTATGAAGCACATTCTCAAACCTTAAGTGGCGTGTATGCCTCGAGTATGCATGAAGAAAAAGACTTAAAAGAAGTCCGAGCCGCCGTTGAGAGGTTTGCAACAAGTCACGGGCGACCCCCGCGATTGTTTTTGGTCAAATTGGGTCAAGATGGGCATGATCGGGGTTTAAAAATAATTGCAACAGCCTTTGCAGACTGTGGTTTTGAGGTAGAAATTGGCCCCCTATTCTCAACCCCAGAAGAGGCTGCATCCCAAGCAGTGGCAAAGGATGTCCACATCATTGGGGCCTCTTCCATGACGGCAGGTCATAAGACCTTGATCCCCGCACTCCTCAAAAATTTGAAAGATTTAAATGCAGATCATATTCAAGTGGTGTGTGGCGGAATTTTACCCACTAAAGATCATAAATACTTGATTCAAAAGGGTGTAAGTGCCATTTTTACCCCGGGCACACCTGTATTAGGCATCATTAGAGAAGTCCTTGAAAAACTTCGGTAA